In Pseudomonadota bacterium, the sequence AAAGTCAATCTTTTCAATATCTTCCTTTTTCTTCCTTATATCCAACTGACGTTATCGTAAGTTTTTTAATCTTATCACTCCTCGGGCCCTTTGGTGTCGTTCCGCGATGTATACTTGTTGCCTATGGCGGTATTAAAGTCCTATACCCTCATGTGTCACTTGCTGGATTTAGCGCCTTTTTCTCACTCATCATGCTTGGTATTATTTGGCAAGAAAATAAGATTGTTCCCATCATTGGAAAATTTTTAGGCCCTCTTAAAATAGGAGCCATTCTAATGATTATATTTTTTGCTTTTATAAATATTGATCCTTTAGAAACAACACCTCCTCAAATAAATCCTTTTTTTCAGGGCATCAAAGAGGGATATCAAACCATGGATTTGCTCGCGGCCTTTTTCTTTTCAATTACAATTGTCGAATATTTAAGAAAAATCATGGTTAACACAAAGGATATGCTTAAAATAAGTCTTTATTCAGCTCTTTTAGGCGGTGCCCTCATTGCGGCAATTTATACTTGTTTTGTTATTCTAGGCGCTTATTATGCAGACTCCTTAAAGTTCTTAAAACCAGAAGAATATTTAGCGTCAATCACATTAATAAGTCTTGGAAAACATGCGACATTTGTTATCGCCTTTACGATGTTCTTAGCCTGTTTAACAACTGCAGCAACCTTAAGCCGCTTGTTTTCAGAATTTTTATCTCAAGATATTTTTCGACATAAAGTTTCTTATAAATACGCGACGCTTCTTACACTCAGCATAAGTTTTCTATTTTCACTCATGGGATTTTCTTCGATCACGTCACTTCTTGGAATTATCTTACAAAATATGTACCCCGCTCTTATCATGCTAATGATGACCTCCTTTTTATATAAATATCGTCAAATCAACATCGTCAAAGAATCTTTTTGGATAACATTGGTAATTTCAATTATTTGGAGCAGCTTATGAATCGTATCTTCAAAAGGACGTTAATATCCGTTTTATCAGGAGGCGCTCGAAAACGCTTTTCTTTTAGGGAGTGAGGAGAGCACCGATTTTAAAACAAGGAAAAAGGTTTGTATTTTAATGGGAAAATAAAAGTGGCCTTCTTTCTCATTTTTTAGCTCATGATCTTGAATTTGTTTAAAAAAAATATATTACCTTTCTTAAATGAAAAGCGGCAGGGCATGCCGTGATAGTCTGTGGAGAAGCAGTAAGACCAGCATCCTTAAGAAGGCTGAGGCGGCTTCAATGAAGGAGGAACCATCCTTAAGACAGCTTGTTGCTTGAGCTTAAGAAATCTCGTTCTTTTAAGAACGAGAGGATGTCAACAGCTTAAGGAACAAGTTCAAGTAAGCTCCAGTTCTCGATTTTCAAGGTCCCTTAAAAGATCTCTTAGGCGGGCAGCTTCTTCAAATTCAAGGTTTGAAGCCGCTTCCCGCATCTCTTTTTCCGTTGTCTTTATCTTAAGGCGTAATTGCTTTAATGTTAAATGTTCATGACTTTCGAAAGAAGATTCTTTTGGAACCTGTTCCATTCCCTTTCGAACTTCACTGGTAACACTTTTTGGCGTGATATGATGCTCTTTATTATAGTTCTGTTGTTTTTCCCGCCGTCGATTTGTTTCTTCTAAAGCTTGCTTCAAGGCATTCGTTTCTTTATCAGCATAGAGAATTACTTTGCCATCCACATTACGCGCTGCACGCCCTATCGTTTGGATAAGAGATGAGCGGGATCTCAAAAACCCCTCTTTGTCCGCATCTAAAATGGCAACAAGCCCACATTCAGGAATATCAAGACCTTCTCTCAGAAGGTTAATGCCAACAAGAACATCACATTTACCAAGACGCAGATCTCTAATAATCTCAATGCGCTCAAGTGTATCAATATCAGAATGCAGATATTTTACTTTAAGTCCTGCATCCTTTAAATATTCTGTTAAGGCTTCTGCCATTTTTTTAGTAAGCGTCGTCACAAGAACCCGATAGCCTGCTTTCGTGCATTTCTTTGACTCTTCAATAAGGTCATCAATTTGATATTCTGTGGGTTTGATGGTGCAAATAGGGTCTAAAAGTCCCGTTGGCCTAATGATTTGCTCAATAATTTCTCCGCTCGTTTGCTCAAGTTCCCATGGGCCAGGCGTTGCAGAAACAAAGATTGTTAAAGGCCTTCTTGCTTCCCATTCTTCAAATTTTAAAGGTCGGTTATCTTTACAGGCGGGAAGCCGGAAGCCATATTCTGATAATGTTTGTTTCCGAACGGCATCTCCTTTATACATCGCTCCTAATTGAGGAACCGTCACATGGCTTTCATCAACAATTAAAAGAGCATCTTTCGGAAGGTATTCAAAAAGTGTGGGCGGAGCAACGCCCGGGGATCTTCCTGTTAAATAACGCGAATAGTTTTCAATTCCTGCACACATCCCTGTTGTTTCGAGCATTTCGATATCAAAAAGAGTTCTCTCCCGAATTCTTTGAGCTTCTAGAAGTTTATTCTCGCTTTCAAATTCAAGAATACGCTTTTGAAGATCCTGTTTAATCTGCTGAATAGCTTGATTCAAAGTTGGACGCGGCGTAACATAGTGACTGTTTGGATAAGTCGAAATCTCCGGAAGCTCAAGAATTTTTTCTCCCGTCAAGGCATCCACTTCAAAAATAGATTCAACCTCATTTCCAAAGAAAGAAATCTTCCAAGAGCGATCTTCATAATGGGAAGGAAATATTTCTAAAAAATCTCCGCGCACGCGAAACATCCCTCGTCCAAAGCCAACGTCATTTCGTTTATATTGAAGATCCACAAGTTGACGCTTTATTTTCTCCATATCCACATGTTCTCCTTTTTTTAAGGAGAAAATCAATTCACTATAAGTCTCAAGGGACCCTATTCCATAAATACAAGAAACACTGGCAACAATAATGACATCTTTGCGTTCCAACAACGAACGTGTTGCAGAATGGCGCATACGGTCAATTTGTTCATTGATGGTCGCTTCTTTTTCTATATATGTATTGGTTCTTGGAACATAGGCTTCAGGTTGATAATAATCATAATACGACACAAAATACTCAACTGCATTATGGGGAAAAAAATCTTTCATCTCTCCATAAAGTTGCGCTGCTAGTGTTTTATTATGCGCGAGGATAAGCGTTGGTTTTTTAAAATTTTGAATGACATGGGCCATGGTAAAAGTCTTACCAGACCCTGTCACCCCAAGAAGAACCTGATTTTTTTTCTGATCCATTACCCCTTGTGTTAAAGCAGCAATCGCTGCTGGTTGATCGCCTGCTGGTGCAAAAGGGGCTTCAAGATCAAACTTTGCCATGGCACATTTTATACTTTTTACCCGATCCACATGAACAAGGATCATTACGTCTTAAGGATTTTCGAGAAGCAGATGGTATTTCCGGAAGCATGGCAGGTCCTTGAGATTGAGACCCTTCTGCAACACCATCATCAAGTCCAAATTGAGCCATCATACGTTCAATTTCTTCTTGAGAAGATTCATGGGCTCTCGGATCAAGTCCATGGGGCAATTCCGCTTTTTCCATAGAAGAAAAGAGACTCGGACCTTCGCCCACATGCGATAGGGCTGCTGTTACATTTTGACGAAGAGAGGTAATCATACTTTGAAACAAGGAAAAGGCTTCTTGTTTATATTCATTTAAAGGATCACGCTGTGCATAGGCTCTTAAATTAATTCCATCCCGAAGGTGGTCAAGAGCAAGAAGATGATCTTTCCAACTTTGATCCAAGAGACGCAATAAAATGCTTCTTTCCATATTTCTAAAGAATTCTTCAGAATAAAGAACTTTCTTTTCTGCCATATGGGCATTTGAAGCCGATATGAGACGTTCTCTTATTTCAGTTTCTGCAATCCCTTCTTCATTCGCCCATTCCTCTATCGGCAAATCAAGACCCAAGATAAGCTTACAATCTTCTTTCAACCCTTTTAAATCCCATTGCTCAATATATGTGTGCTCTGGAATGGCTCTTTTTATAATTTCCTCAATAACATCGAGTCGCATCTCTTCAATTAAATCAGAGAGATTTTCAGATTGCATGATTTCGATACGCTGGCTGTAGATAACTTTCCGTTGATCATTCATGACATCATCGTATTTTAAAAGATGTTTTCGAATATCAAAGTTACGGGCTTCTACTTTTTGTTGTGCTTTTTCTAGGGCTTTATTGATCCATGGATGAATGATCGCTTCTCCCTTTTGAAGGCCAAGCTTTTGAAGAACAGTATCAAGTCGCTGAGATCCAAAAATACGCATGAGATCGTCTTCAAGTGATAAGAAGAATTTAGACGCCCCTGGATCTCCTTGACGACCCGACCGGCCTCTTAATTGGTTATCAATACGTCGCGATTCATGCCGTTCCGTTCCAATTACAAAAAGCCCGCCTGCTTGACGCACAATCTCAGCATCTTTTGCAATTTCTTCTGTAATTTGTTTTTTTAAATCTTCTGTAATAACCTCAATCCCTTTCTCTGCCATCATTTGCTCAAGACGCACAGAAAAGTTTCCTCCCAATTGTATATCTGTTCCACGGCCCGCCATATTAGTTGCAATTGTGACGGCACCTGGGCGCCCCGCTTCAGCAACGATTTTAGCCTCCTGATCATGAACACGCGCATTTAAAACTTGATGGGGAATTTTTTTCTTTTTTAAAAGATCTGAAAGATGTTCTGATTTTTCAATACTTACCGTTCCAACAAGAACAGGTTGCTTTCGTGATCGACATTCTTCAATGAGCTTAATAATGGACTCATTTTTTTCTTCTGCTGTTCGGTACACTTCATCGTCTAAATCTTTACGTTGAACAGGAACATTTGTTGGAATTTCAATAACTTCTAATCCATAGATTTCAGAAAATTCAGCCGCTTCTGTTAAGGCCGTTCCCGTCATTCCCGAGAGTTTGGGGTAGATTCGAAAAAGATTTTGGTAGGTAATGGACGCCAGCGTTTGTGTTTCTTCTTCAATATGAGCATGTTCTTTCGCTTCAAGGGCTTGATGAAGACCATCTGAGAACCGACGACCCTCCATCATTCTTCCTGTAAATTCATCAATAATGATAACTTTTCCCTCTTTGACAATATAATCCACGTCTTTGTTAAAAAGAGTATGTGCCCTTAACGCCTGATTTACATGATGCATCAAAGAAATATTCTGAATGTCATAAAGCGTTCCGCCTTTTAAAAGGCCAGATTTCTCAAGAAGATTTTCAATTTTTTCAGCCCCAACTTCTGTCAACATAACAGAACGTTGTTTTTCATCTTTTTCATAATCTTGAGGTTTTAAATGAGCCATAAGTGCATCAATGGCAGCATACACATTGACAGATTCTTCAGAGGCCCCTGAAATAATAAGAGGGGTACGAGCTTCATCAATTAAAATGCTATCCACTTCATCAACAATAGCGTAATTAAAAGCGCGTTGAACACGTTCTTCCAATCTAAATTTCATATTATCTCGAAGATAATCAAATCCAATTTCATGATTGGTCCCATAGGTAATATCTGCGTCATATGCAATTTTACGTTCTTGATCATCTAAATCATGAACAATGCACCCAACCGTAAGACCTAAAAATTCATGAATTTGCCCCATCCACGTGGAGTCACGTTTGGCAAGGTAATCGTTCACCGTTACAACATGAACACCTTTTCCTGTCAATGCATTCAAGTATGAAGGGAGTGTTGCAACAAGTGTTTTTCCTTCTCCTGTTCGCATTTCACAAATCATTCCTTTATGAAGGGCCATTCCTCCCATTAATTGGACATCAAAAGGACGTTGACCCAAAACCCGAAAGGCTGTCTCACGCACCGTTGCAAAAGCATCATTTAAAATATCATCTAAAGTTTCACCTTTTGAAAGACGCTCTTTAAACCATGCTGTGCGGGCTTTTAATTCATCATCTGTTAGTTTCTTGACGTCAGCTTCCAGTTGATTGATTTCTTTAACGCGCGTCATAAAGCTTCGAAGCATGCGCTCATTTGCAGATCCAAATAATTTTCGTGCTAATTTTCCAATCATCGTTTCCTCAATTTCCTATTCTCTATTCGCTTAATCCATGCTGCAATTTCTCTCACGCACAAAAAGAGAGCTTCTTTCTGTGTGTCCTTCCTTTCTCCTATTATTAAGAGAATTAGGGAGCTTGAGCTTTGCGCGCTTTAAGCGCTTCTAAGATTTGTTTATCTTGACCATAGACATCTTCTAAAAATCGAATTGTTCCCTGATCATCCTTTGAGACCGTAAAATATTGGATATAAACTTTTACAGGAACTTGAAGTGGAATTGTCACGGTCTTATCTGAATTAATTGCATTTTTAATGGCATCTTCTGACCATGTCGATGTTGCTCCAAAAACAAATTCAGCCATTTTTATGGGATCTTCTAAACGGATGCATCCTGAGCTTAATGTTCTTTTTGTTTTATCAAATAATTCTTGTTCGGGTGTGCCATGAAGATAAACATCAAAAGGACTGACAATCGTAAATCGAATACGCCCTAAAGCATTAAGCTCTCCAGGGTCTTGCTTTAAATGAAAATTAAAATTTTCTTTCGTTACATGTGACCAATTAATTTGATGGGGATCAATTTCACGTCCATCCTTGTAAACATGGATTTTCTTTTTTATAAAATAATCTGCACCTTTCTTTTGAACGTCTTTGAGTTTATCTTGGACCGCAATCATGCGAGGAACATTCCAGGTAGGATTAAAAATCACATTAATAATTTCAGAATCAAAAACGGGCGTCTCTCGATAAGGACGGCCAACAATAATAGGCATTGCAAAAACACATTGATTGTTTTCGTAAGCCCTCACCTCAAATTGAGGTATGTTTACAAGAAGATATTTCTCACCTAAAACTGGAGGCATCCATCGCCAACGCTCTAAAGTTACAATAACTTGATTGATTCTATCTTCTAATTTTTTTGAAAGATATTCCTGAACATCAGAGCCAACCACACCATCAACACTTAATCCAAGATCTTTTTGATAGGCTTTAACGGCTTTTTCAAGAGATTCATCAAAAATATCTGTGCCGTCACTGTGGTATCCACGGGATGTAAGAACTTCTCTCAATTCAAGAACCCGCTTTCCCTTGTCTCCTTTTTTAAGACTTGGACCATGTGAGAGATTTTTTTCTTCTTCGCCCCGTGCTTTTTTGCTTTTTAGGTCCTTTAAAACCTCTTTAAGCATACTATATTCTGGATTTTGAGGTGGAAGCTTTTCCATCCAATCACAGGTGTTTGAAGAAGCATTTTGAATAAGACTTAAGAAAACCTCAGGTTCATCTATTTTTGGCTTATCTAAATAGAGCTCTTTATCAATTTTTTTAGGAGATAACCTTTCTCCACGTATATCACTAATATATTGAAGAAGAACGTAAGATAAAAGAAGATCAGCCCTTAAAAGATCTTCTTGAGAGACCGCTTCTTGTTTGGTCGCATTTTCGCCAACATATTCTTCTAATTTTTTCAAAAAAGGCGCGTAATCAGAAGCATCCAAGCCCTCTTCATCAGCCTTTTTAATTTTATTTATAACATCCGAAGCACAAGATAATTTACGCTCCCCGGTAAACCATAAAGGTTGGAATCCAACTTTTGCGTATAAATTCAAAAGGACAGAATGAGAAACTTCTGCATTTGTTGAAAAGCCAAGATAATGTTGTCCCCCTTCTAAAAGAGTTTGAAGAGCTTCGCGTATCTCGCCTAAAGAAGCCGATGTAGAAACAGCATTTTCCGGCGTTGCATGAGAGGATGTCGGCACATCAGCTAAAACTTCCCTTTTGGAAAATCCGTCAAGAAAAGAGAATCCTAAACAGGCCACTGCTGTTCCAAGTAAAACATCAATCCATTTTTTTGAGAAAGGTCGCAAAAAATTCTCCTTGTTTTCTGTTTAAGCTCTTCTCTGAATTTATTCTTTATTTGTGTTTTTGAACATCTTTTTTTCTTAATTTAAGACAAAAACACAAAAATAAGCATCTCTAAAACTGATACCAACCATAATACCTTCAACAAAAAGATTTTTCAATCCTTTGAACTAAAAAGGCTTTAAAACTAACTTTTTATTTATCTAAGGTCAGCTGACTTAAAAAAGTCTAAACAAGTTTTAAAAAGTAAACAAAACTGTTAAATTATTTAAGCTTTGTCTCTTTAAAAAGCACATGTTTTTGGACACGAGGATCGTATTTATTAAATTCAAGCTTATGTGTAATTTTACGAGGATTCTTTTTAATCACGTAAAAATACCCAGTATCTGCTGTGCTTTCTAACTTAATAAGAATTGTATTTGAT encodes:
- a CDS encoding branched-chain amino acid transport system II carrier protein, which produces SQSFQYLPFSSLYPTDVIVSFLILSLLGPFGVVPRCILVAYGGIKVLYPHVSLAGFSAFFSLIMLGIIWQENKIVPIIGKFLGPLKIGAILMIIFFAFINIDPLETTPPQINPFFQGIKEGYQTMDLLAAFFFSITIVEYLRKIMVNTKDMLKISLYSALLGGALIAAIYTCFVILGAYYADSLKFLKPEEYLASITLISLGKHATFVIAFTMFLACLTTAATLSRLFSEFLSQDIFRHKVSYKYATLLTLSISFLFSLMGFSSITSLLGIILQNMYPALIMLMMTSFLYKYRQINIVKESFWITLVISIIWSSL
- the uvrB gene encoding excinuclease ABC subunit UvrB; this translates as MAKFDLEAPFAPAGDQPAAIAALTQGVMDQKKNQVLLGVTGSGKTFTMAHVIQNFKKPTLILAHNKTLAAQLYGEMKDFFPHNAVEYFVSYYDYYQPEAYVPRTNTYIEKEATINEQIDRMRHSATRSLLERKDVIIVASVSCIYGIGSLETYSELIFSLKKGEHVDMEKIKRQLVDLQYKRNDVGFGRGMFRVRGDFLEIFPSHYEDRSWKISFFGNEVESIFEVDALTGEKILELPEISTYPNSHYVTPRPTLNQAIQQIKQDLQKRILEFESENKLLEAQRIRERTLFDIEMLETTGMCAGIENYSRYLTGRSPGVAPPTLFEYLPKDALLIVDESHVTVPQLGAMYKGDAVRKQTLSEYGFRLPACKDNRPLKFEEWEARRPLTIFVSATPGPWELEQTSGEIIEQIIRPTGLLDPICTIKPTEYQIDDLIEESKKCTKAGYRVLVTTLTKKMAEALTEYLKDAGLKVKYLHSDIDTLERIEIIRDLRLGKCDVLVGINLLREGLDIPECGLVAILDADKEGFLRSRSSLIQTIGRAARNVDGKVILYADKETNALKQALEETNRRREKQQNYNKEHHITPKSVTSEVRKGMEQVPKESSFESHEHLTLKQLRLKIKTTEKEMREAASNLEFEEAARLRDLLRDLENRELELT
- the secA gene encoding preprotein translocase subunit SecA, whose product is MIGKLARKLFGSANERMLRSFMTRVKEINQLEADVKKLTDDELKARTAWFKERLSKGETLDDILNDAFATVRETAFRVLGQRPFDVQLMGGMALHKGMICEMRTGEGKTLVATLPSYLNALTGKGVHVVTVNDYLAKRDSTWMGQIHEFLGLTVGCIVHDLDDQERKIAYDADITYGTNHEIGFDYLRDNMKFRLEERVQRAFNYAIVDEVDSILIDEARTPLIISGASEESVNVYAAIDALMAHLKPQDYEKDEKQRSVMLTEVGAEKIENLLEKSGLLKGGTLYDIQNISLMHHVNQALRAHTLFNKDVDYIVKEGKVIIIDEFTGRMMEGRRFSDGLHQALEAKEHAHIEEETQTLASITYQNLFRIYPKLSGMTGTALTEAAEFSEIYGLEVIEIPTNVPVQRKDLDDEVYRTAEEKNESIIKLIEECRSRKQPVLVGTVSIEKSEHLSDLLKKKKIPHQVLNARVHDQEAKIVAEAGRPGAVTIATNMAGRGTDIQLGGNFSVRLEQMMAEKGIEVITEDLKKQITEEIAKDAEIVRQAGGLFVIGTERHESRRIDNQLRGRSGRQGDPGASKFFLSLEDDLMRIFGSQRLDTVLQKLGLQKGEAIIHPWINKALEKAQQKVEARNFDIRKHLLKYDDVMNDQRKVIYSQRIEIMQSENLSDLIEEMRLDVIEEIIKRAIPEHTYIEQWDLKGLKEDCKLILGLDLPIEEWANEEGIAETEIRERLISASNAHMAEKKVLYSEEFFRNMERSILLRLLDQSWKDHLLALDHLRDGINLRAYAQRDPLNEYKQEAFSLFQSMITSLRQNVTAALSHVGEGPSLFSSMEKAELPHGLDPRAHESSQEEIERMMAQFGLDDGVAEGSQSQGPAMLPEIPSASRKSLRRNDPCSCGSGKKYKMCHGKV
- a CDS encoding L,D-transpeptidase family protein; its protein translation is MRPFSKKWIDVLLGTAVACLGFSFLDGFSKREVLADVPTSSHATPENAVSTSASLGEIREALQTLLEGGQHYLGFSTNAEVSHSVLLNLYAKVGFQPLWFTGERKLSCASDVINKIKKADEEGLDASDYAPFLKKLEEYVGENATKQEAVSQEDLLRADLLLSYVLLQYISDIRGERLSPKKIDKELYLDKPKIDEPEVFLSLIQNASSNTCDWMEKLPPQNPEYSMLKEVLKDLKSKKARGEEEKNLSHGPSLKKGDKGKRVLELREVLTSRGYHSDGTDIFDESLEKAVKAYQKDLGLSVDGVVGSDVQEYLSKKLEDRINQVIVTLERWRWMPPVLGEKYLLVNIPQFEVRAYENNQCVFAMPIIVGRPYRETPVFDSEIINVIFNPTWNVPRMIAVQDKLKDVQKKGADYFIKKKIHVYKDGREIDPHQINWSHVTKENFNFHLKQDPGELNALGRIRFTIVSPFDVYLHGTPEQELFDKTKRTLSSGCIRLEDPIKMAEFVFGATSTWSEDAIKNAINSDKTVTIPLQVPVKVYIQYFTVSKDDQGTIRFLEDVYGQDKQILEALKARKAQAP
- the rpmG gene encoding 50S ribosomal protein L33, with amino-acid sequence MAKSNTILIKLESTADTGYFYVIKKNPRKITHKLEFNKYDPRVQKHVLFKETKLK